The genomic region agaagaagaatccttTTTTCGGTGCTATTAGTAACTTTCATTCCATATTATTTTGATCTGTTTTATATTTTTCGGTACGCATTTATAATATGTTAAATATCGTGTACTGTCAGTTTACATATTTCATTTTAGATTGCCAGATAGATCCTTTTGACGGTAAAGCACCATTAGTTCTCACAGCAAAAGATTCATCAATAGTATACCCAAACTCCGGAGAAACAACATTAGACTTCCGTAACGGAGAGATTGTTACCTTTGCTTGCTCTGGAAACAATATTTTCCTCAGCGGATTAATGCACCAAACAACAGTGGAGGGGAGGTGTTTGGCAAATTCACAGTTTGATGTTTTTGGAAAACGATATTCCTGGACCGATATAGCCTGTAGCTCCAATCCTAGAGCTACGATAAGGAAGACAAATTCTCACTGCGCTAGAGATGCAACAATGGTGGTAGTAGGTTATGATTTAGGAAATGGCAACTTTGCATCTATTATCGACATTTGCTTTAACACATCATCTCAAATAGCACTTTATTCTCGTTACGATATAACATCATCCATACAATCAAACGATGAAACCTTTAGCAGACCAGCATTTTTTGAAGATAGCAACCTGTACAATATAAAAGGTCGCGTTGATACATACTATAAACAAAATCGTCAAAGGACTACTATAAACAATTTGCTAGGATTATCACCTACATCATCAAAGTACATAAGTAGTGGggatttatttttatctagaggaCATCTAGCTGCCAAAACTGATTTTCTTTATGGATTTCAACAGGATGCTACTTTTAGGTGAGTAAAAtatagcaaatatatttattttatgtcATGATCATCAGAATACTACAGCCCATAAAGGGTCTCTACCTCTCAAGCTTTGTGCACCATTCTGAACCCGTTTTTGCTCTTCAGTTAGTGAATCGACATATACTGcatattaactttttttttatatctcCAAACGCAATGGCAGATACAGAAAACCAATCATCAGCTGCTTCGACTACGTCGGTATCTGGAACGCCACAAACATCTTCACCATCCAAAAAGGAAAAGAAGGCAAAAATCCACGGACAAAACCTTCCCACGCGCCTACATCTGAAATGGAGAACAATGCTATAAAAGGTCTCAAGGAAAAAGATGGTTCTTCCGTTCAAGCTAATAAGAAATATATTACTGCAAATTACAAAGTAGATGCGGAAAAAGTTGCACCGTTcatcaaaaaatatataaaaacttcAGTTGCTACTGGGTCGTTGGTGCAGGTAAAGGGAAAAGGAGCGTCAGGATCTTTCAAGTTAGCGTCGACCTCCTGGTCGTCTTCCGGATCTGCCAAGCTTAGTTCAGGAGATAAAAAAAAGCTGAAGGAGTAGCTAAACCGAAGAAAACTGCCGCCGCTAACAAACGTGCTGCTACCGGTGAAAAGGCAAAATCTGTAAAGAAACTGACTAAGGCTAAAAAAGCTGCATTAAAGACAGAGAAAAAGCCAGCTAAGGCGAAGAAAGTTGAAAAGAAGTCAGCACCTAAAACTGCGTCGACAGCTCCGACTTCCGCAGAGGCTAAAGTGAAGACACCAACCAAGACACCAACGCTCCtgtggagtgctaaaaattgcatttttaacaaggttgtagaaaaaaattttagttttatagaaaaaatgatTAGGAACAAAATTATTGTGttattattgataaaaaatataattattgttaataaaaaaacaaatagatCCGCGTCGAAAAGACCTATGCAAACTCAATAACCACTGAGTTATTGCAATTTAAAGggtggttattttcgaagaacctcgaaatggagaaatttcaatctcaaataactcgatgTGGtgaaattttttgggaaaacttaaaaaacattttttaaagttcattaaaaacatttcaaatgagctttgataaaagttttttgcctAAGAACTTACTAatttatgacgaaaataaagtcgcttcAAAATAATGTTGTTTCCGGCTTAAtgaactattttttctaaactaagcattccaaaccggtcatattagccagggaggtagtgtcaaatttgaccggagcattttagcatgggtgctttctttttatttagctAGGTATTCCAAAgtttattaacaaatgatgtgtcagctggcccaaaaccggggattttagacaagaaaaggtaaaatatgaaacttgatggaaaaacgctacaacttatgtcaAGTATTTATCAACGTGACTTACAACTCTTAATTGCCTTGCTGACTTCTctcctagctttcactcaggcaatccggtttcaaatcctggcgttgaatttttttttgtttttgaaattgacattttttttgaaaaataatcatttttataataccacgtttgtattatttatacgagacaatataaaaaaatctgtatgtcttttatagaataatgcatagaacttatgaaatagaactatgcatttgatcgtaaatattatgattgaccttaataagcaaagttgttgtaaatgaacccctgaagcttcctgagttagtacgaccaatctaagtgaaaaaagGGGTTGCCCTCTCCACCCGCTCCCGACTTTTTTTTTggcaaactgttttttcttaatgtaatattatgtagaaccaaaagatacatacaaccctaatttttcacttttctatcaccaacccccatttttaatggcaatctaaatatttccctgttctctaATAGGTACATAAAAATGGATGTTTGTCTGTATGAGGAGCGATCAACCAAACGCAATAAATCCTGTTTTTTCGAACTGGAGTTAAATTAATACTAAATAGCTTTGTCATGAAATATATCCAGTATTTACAGCCAATTCCTTCCAAACGCAATATATCCAATAGAAAATAGCTACCGAAAGTGTGCAAATTAATCAAAACACAATAAATCCAGTATTCCGCTGAATAACGcccttattataaaaataattatttttcaaaataaaatgtcaatttaaaaaaaaaatttcaacgccaggatttgaacccggattgcctgagtgaaagctaggagAGAAGTTAGCAaggctattaagagttgtaagtcacgtagataaatatttgacataagttgtagtgtttttccatcaagtttcatattctaccttgtcttgtctaaaatcgccggttttgggccagctaaCACAtgatttgttaataagctttggaatacctaactaaataaaaagaaagcagccatgctaaaatgctctggtcaaatttgacactacctccctggctatatcacatggatcgtatcaattttACCCAAATAAAGTTAATGTTAAGTGgaaagctattcatttctatcAGGAGTGTAATGACGAAGGTTTAATTATTGTTACGTTTCAAAaaaaagagagaaagattttattTTCGTCATGTCAGCCAGTTCTTAAGCACAAAACTTTTttagagcttatttgaaaggctTTTTATTGAGCTTTAAAAAAAGTCTGTTAAGCTTTCACAAAAAATTGCActacattcgagttatttgagattgaaagtTCTCTATTTCGGGGTTCTTCAAAAATAACATACCTCATTGGTTATTATGAGCAATAACTCAGTGGATATTGTGTGAACATAGGTCTTTACaacgcgaatctctttgtttttttattagctacaatttttgtttccaataattttttatacaattaaatttttttaagttattcatgaaaaacggttatacaacgtgagttttttcaatgaaaaatgcatagtttcaatcgctaataactggaaaagtatcaactttgcaaaaaaaaattatagaacataatttactcagaattggtcagtctatcgacttccatagttattttgattgaaaaaaaattcatCCCCCAGATGGGGCTGTTTCCACTCCCAGCACAAAAGCCTGTTTCgacatagggtagattttgaagaagagcGTATACCgagcttaaatccaaatttttattaaaatcggcgatgattctcaaaattccacggttttacagtttcTACCGCTGATGATTGTTCTATAAAGCGGCATGTAGTAGTAGTGAATCATTGTTTTGTTCATATTCCAAACCTACCttctaatttttttatgttttaggTATATAAATGTAGCACCACAATGGCAAAGTTTCAATGGTGGAAACTGGAATCGAGTTGAAAGGAGTTGCAGAAACTATGCAGATAGAAGAAAAGCCAACTTACAAATCTGGACTGGCACTTACGGTATAGCCACATTGCCGCATGAGTTCACCCAAAAACCAACAGAATTATATTTGTATGTTAATGGAAGGACAAAGGCACTACCCGTTCCAGCACTTTACTGGAAAATCGTTTATAACCCATCCAACTTCAGATGTGTGGTACTTATTGGATTAAACAATCCATTTGAAGATAATGTTTCAAGATATATAATTTGTAGGGACATATCTAATAGCTTAAATTGGATAAGTTGGCAAAAGAATGACCATAAAAAGGGATACTCGTATGCCTGTACATGCAATGATTTTAAAAGTAGAGTTGACTATGCACCTTCTCTAAAAGTGTCTGGAATATTAAACTGATAGGGGTTACTCTAGAACGAGTTACTCTAGAAAGAAGGTATTAGCTTAAATATTACAAAGATTTTTTAGCTATGTAGggttaaattaaaatatacattgCTATGCAAAATCCCCTTGTAttttttgaacggttatactcataatattaaaattttgaggGAGAAATAAACGGACGAAGTCTTCTCAACCATAGCGACAGATGACGTTGACTTTGACCGATATTTTTAAATGgtaccttatggcaagtgatacctgtTATTCAATATTCTGGTACTGTTATTCAATGGAATCTAATATTCaactataattattatttttgttagggTTGCTGAAATGAATATACGCTGTCTTCAAGGGACGCCGACTTCCCAAattcataaaagttaattatCGATACAAAGAACTCTTGCGTAAGTATGGGTATCATATTCCATATGACTGTGGGAATTGTGgtttaatatttttggtattcaGGCTGTTTAAGATGTTCAATATTTTGTAGATAAAACAtctcttaatttctttgtatgtattattgtaataattcggttcgattaaaataaaaatagtttatatCCTTATTATTTGCAcctttcattatcttttattatatttctaatgggACCAGTATCGTATTAGCTCACCTGAAAGATAACTAAAAGTGTACAGTCGCGAAAACTATTCGTGTTAACCGAAATAATGGTGGAAAGTGCGAAGTATAACGATAACGTCGAAAAGTTAACGGTCAGAACTATGAGTCATGGAGTTATTTAGTGAAAATCTTGCTCATCAATGCTGATATATAGGAAATAGTTTCGAAGGAGTTACCATCAGAAGCAGACCGAAGCAGTTCctggaaaaaaacaaaatgataaggctttgtcaactatagccttacttgTCGACGTTAACGTTAGTAACCAGTTAGTACATATCCGGAATTAAATAGGGAATTCGTGCGCGATGCATGGGAATTGCCGAGGGAGTATCATCAAAAATTAAGTTTATCTAGCATGTggtttttattaaagaaaatctATCGCTGGAGGAGAATGGCGATATGGAAGCGCACATCAGATTATTCTTGGAATCATTGAATAAATTGGCCGCCTTAGGGGTAGAAATTAAGGACAGATTCGCAGCAGGGATTTTGGTAGGAAGTCTTCCAGACTCATACAGTTTTTTTGTTACAGCGCTGGAAAGTAGGCCATCGAATGAGTTTTCTCTGGAATTCGTAACGAGTAAGTTAATCGATGAGTACAGGAGACATCAGGGAGCTTTAGGAAGAAATCAGTAGGAGTCAGTGATGAAATCAGTGTAAAAGAGTAACAAAAACAATGGTACTGCAAGTACAGAAGCAAAGCAGTGTTATTTTTGTAACAGGAAAGGTCATTTTAAACGAGATTGTTTGTAGTACACAGCGCTGAAAAAGAAAAAGTCCAATAAAGTCACTAAAGGTAATACTAATGATACACATGTTTTATGGTCAATTATAGCTCAAGGGACGGAAAAAGGGATTCTGCTTTTTGGTTTGTGGATTCGGGAGCTTCGAGTCACATGACTATTTATAAAGGATTATATACCCAATTTGACGGTAGCAGAAAGGAGTTGTAAATTCTCTGAGATTCAGGGTATAGGGACAAGACTCATTGAGTGTGTGACTAGATCGGGGCTGGAAAATTTAAATATCGACAATGTGTTTTATGTGCCGGGATTCGACTCAAATCTGCTTGCGGTGAAAAAGCTAACAAGTGCAGGACATAATGTGCAGTTTAAGGGCTTCACCCGACTCATACAATCTTTTAACTGTGGACCATGGACTGAGTGTTTTCGAGCACTCCAGCACCTGTCAACATAGATGGCATAGACGGCTTGGACACAGGGGCATGGATGCAGTCAAACACTTAATGGAAAAGAACATTGCAGTCGGGATTGATATCAAAGACTGTAGGATTAGGGAAATTTGTGAATTCTGTATGAAAGGCAAAATTTTACGTAAGAGTTTTCCGAAATTTTCTCAAAGGAATACATCTGATATTCTTTACTTAATACATACGGATGTTTGCAGTCCCATGAAGACTGTTACTCCAGAGAGTAAACGTTACATTTTTACTGTAATTGATAATTTTTCTAGATGtacaactatacagggtgtcccgaaaagattggtcataaattataccacagattcagGGGTCAAaactaggttgattgaacctcacttacctatatacaatagtgcacacaaaaaaagttacagagctttgaagttacaaaatgaaaatcgattttttttcatatatcgaaaactcttagagattttttattgaaaatagacatgtggcactcttatggtagcaacatcttaaaaaaaaattaaagtgaaatttgttcaccccataaaaattttatgggggcttaattcctttaaacccccccaaa from Diabrotica virgifera virgifera chromosome 3, PGI_DIABVI_V3a harbors:
- the LOC114342722 gene encoding uncharacterized protein LOC114342722 — protein: MVVMCNCVVLVGVTSILLYLVALIHADCQIDPFDGKAPLVLTAKDSSIVYPNSGETTLDFRNGEIVTFACSGNNIFLSGLMHQTTVEGRCLANSQFDVFGKRYSWTDIACSSNPRATIRKTNSHCARDATMVVVGYDLGNGNFASIIDICFNTSSQIALYSRYDITSSIQSNDETFSRPAFFEDSNLYNIKGRVDTYYKQNRQRTTINNLLGLSPTSSKYISSGDLFLSRGHLAAKTDFLYGFQQDATFRYINVAPQWQSFNGGNWNRVERSCRNYADRRKANLQIWTGTYGIATLPHEFTQKPTELYLYVNGRTKALPVPALYWKIVYNPSNFRCVVLIGLNNPFEDNVSRYIICRDISNSLNWISWQKNDHKKGYSYACTCNDFKSRVDYAPSLKVSGILN